The Kitasatospora sp. NBC_01287 genome contains a region encoding:
- a CDS encoding FAD-dependent monooxygenase has translation MGEIDVLVVGAGPVGLTAAAELRRHGVDCRIIDRLAAPQPYAKAVGVQPRTLELWEAMGLVREALDEAVPMRGQLLFVNGEPGPRIELSLPPEVPYAFAALPQYTTERLLAEHLAGYGTVVERGTELLDVEADEERVLATLSTPTGTERVRARYLVGCDGAHSRVRRAAHLSFEGDAFPEQYMLGDVEVDWDLPTGYGVRATHLDADGAVDDLLVCIPLPGRGRYRMSMMVPPELAAGQDGGAGGAGGSGGAGAPDGVTHGLAEGRGPELRHIQAVLDRLAPQPTRAAALRWSSTFRISHRLVDRYRAGRLFVAGDAAHIHPPTGAQGMNTGVQDAFNLAWKLALAVRGVGADDLLDSYHAERHPVGEEVVGRTVRHAREGMAADPDDLTTMLLREAQLLVGYPGSPLVDPVPGGAGAPDGGPAPGDRAPDCGGLSRDLAGYPQRLFDLLRGPRHTLLLHAGPDARAEHLHACAAAARQAAHGLLDSYVLLADGAGPPGLLLPAVRDAAGAFEAGYRPREGEAFVIRPDGHLGARLGPATPEALAAHLRRTFTPA, from the coding sequence ATGGGCGAGATCGACGTGCTGGTGGTGGGCGCGGGCCCGGTCGGGCTGACCGCCGCCGCCGAGCTGCGGCGCCACGGGGTCGACTGCCGGATCATCGACCGGCTCGCCGCTCCGCAGCCGTACGCCAAGGCGGTCGGCGTGCAGCCGCGCACGCTGGAGCTGTGGGAGGCGATGGGGCTGGTCCGCGAGGCGCTGGACGAGGCCGTGCCGATGCGCGGCCAGCTGCTCTTCGTCAACGGCGAGCCCGGCCCGCGGATCGAGCTGAGCCTGCCGCCGGAGGTGCCCTACGCGTTCGCCGCGCTGCCGCAGTACACGACGGAGCGGCTGCTGGCCGAGCACCTGGCCGGCTACGGCACGGTGGTGGAGCGCGGCACCGAGCTGCTGGACGTCGAGGCGGACGAGGAGCGGGTGCTGGCCACGCTCAGCACTCCCACCGGGACCGAGCGGGTGCGCGCCCGCTACCTGGTGGGGTGCGACGGCGCGCACAGCCGGGTGCGCCGCGCGGCCCACCTGAGCTTCGAGGGCGACGCCTTCCCCGAGCAGTACATGCTCGGGGATGTCGAGGTCGACTGGGACCTGCCCACAGGCTACGGAGTCCGCGCCACGCACCTGGACGCGGACGGCGCGGTGGACGACCTGCTGGTCTGCATCCCGCTGCCCGGCCGGGGCCGGTACCGGATGTCGATGATGGTCCCGCCGGAGCTCGCGGCGGGGCAGGACGGCGGTGCGGGCGGTGCGGGCGGCTCGGGTGGGGCGGGCGCGCCGGACGGCGTCACGCACGGCCTGGCGGAGGGCCGCGGGCCGGAGCTGCGGCACATCCAGGCCGTCCTGGACCGGCTCGCGCCGCAGCCGACGAGGGCCGCCGCGCTGCGCTGGTCGTCCACCTTCCGGATCTCGCACCGGCTGGTCGACCGCTACCGCGCCGGCCGGCTCTTCGTGGCGGGCGACGCGGCCCACATCCACCCGCCCACCGGCGCCCAGGGGATGAACACCGGTGTGCAGGACGCCTTCAACCTGGCCTGGAAGCTCGCGCTGGCGGTGCGCGGCGTCGGTGCCGACGACCTGCTCGACAGCTACCACGCCGAGCGCCACCCGGTGGGCGAGGAGGTGGTCGGGCGCACCGTGCGGCACGCCAGGGAGGGCATGGCGGCCGACCCCGACGACCTCACGACCATGCTGCTGCGCGAGGCCCAGCTGCTGGTCGGCTACCCCGGCAGCCCGCTGGTCGACCCCGTGCCGGGTGGTGCGGGCGCGCCCGACGGTGGCCCGGCGCCAGGCGACCGGGCACCGGACTGCGGCGGGCTCTCCCGCGACCTGGCCGGTTACCCGCAGCGGCTGTTCGACCTGCTGCGCGGTCCGCGTCACACGCTGCTGCTCCACGCCGGCCCCGACGCCCGCGCCGAACACCTGCACGCCTGCGCGGCCGCGGCCCGGCAGGCGGCGCACGGCCTGCTCGACAGCTACGTGCTGCTCGCCGACGGCGCCGGCCCGCCCGGCTTGCTCCTGCCGGCCGTCCGGGACGCCGCCGGCGCCTTCGAGGCCGGCTACCGGCCCCGCGAGGGCGAGGCGTTCGTCATCCGCCCCGACGGCCACCTCGGCGCGCGCCTGGGCCCGGCGACGCCCGAGGCGCTGGCGGCCCACCTGCGCCGGACCTTCACCCCGGCCTGA
- a CDS encoding SpoIIE family protein phosphatase/ATP-binding protein: MVEQADRSRTVSKQSLFAKSPLGKSPRSVAGQVFALQVVVVLLLVLGAILALVLESQNASDTEARNRSVAVAETFAHSPGLVDVLNSPDPSAVLQPITEAARKEAGVDFIVVMNTQGIRYTHPIPSLIGKHFVGTIGPSLAGQVYTESVHGPLGHEIQAIVPVKAPDGSVVGLVAAGLTVKDVTTAGDRQLPVILGTGAAALVVATTGTALVARRLKRQTRGLGPVEMTRMYEHHNAVLHAVREGVVIVGQDGRLLLANDEAKELLGLPADAEGRHLGELRGLDPDTAELLLSGRTATDEVHRSGSRLLAVNQRPTDGRTGAMGTVATIRDSTELLALSGKAEVAAGRLALLYEAGVGIGTTLDVVRTAEELARVAVPGFADFVTVDLADPVLLGDEPTGTGMDLRRVVVHGIREDHPFYPPGRLITFIPSSPQALGFDSGRSQVVPDLADAPGWQAQDEGWTRGILDYGVHSLITTPLKARGIILGVANFWRSQKPEPFDDEDRSVAEELVARAAVSIDNARRYTREHAMAVTLQRSLLPRALPEQSALEVAHRYLPAQSGVSGDWFDVIPLPGSRVALVVGDVVGHGLHAAATMGRLRTAVHNFSALDVPPDELLGHLDELVNRIDQEESEGGTGTGVTGATCLYAIYDPVSRLCTIARAGHPTPALVRPDGSVVFPELPIGPPLGAGSLPFETAQVELAEGTQIVLYTDGLIEERTRDIDVGMELMREVLSQRERGPEENCRALLAALLPARQQDDVALLIARTRVLGADRVAEREVPSDPAAVAEVRAWAVSVLDGWGLADLAFSTELVLSELVTNAIRYGSPPVRLRLLRDRSLTCEVADGSSTSPHLKYAATTDEGGRGLYLVAQLTRHWGTRYSPQGKIIWAEQPFPGPASAPDP, encoded by the coding sequence ATGGTCGAACAGGCCGACCGATCCCGGACGGTGTCGAAGCAGTCGCTGTTCGCGAAGAGTCCTCTCGGGAAGAGTCCGCGGAGCGTTGCCGGACAGGTATTCGCCCTGCAGGTCGTGGTCGTGCTGCTGCTCGTGCTGGGCGCGATCCTGGCGCTGGTCCTCGAATCGCAGAACGCCAGCGACACCGAGGCCCGCAACCGCTCGGTGGCGGTCGCCGAGACCTTCGCGCACTCCCCCGGCCTGGTCGACGTGCTGAACTCGCCCGATCCGTCGGCGGTGCTCCAGCCGATCACCGAGGCCGCGCGCAAGGAGGCCGGCGTCGACTTCATCGTGGTCATGAACACCCAGGGGATCCGCTACACGCACCCCATCCCGAGCCTGATCGGCAAGCACTTCGTGGGGACCATCGGCCCCTCCTTGGCCGGCCAGGTCTACACCGAGAGCGTGCACGGCCCGCTGGGCCACGAGATCCAGGCGATCGTGCCGGTCAAGGCCCCCGACGGTTCGGTGGTGGGCCTGGTGGCGGCCGGGCTCACGGTCAAGGACGTCACCACGGCCGGCGACCGGCAGCTGCCGGTGATCCTCGGCACCGGCGCCGCCGCGCTGGTGGTGGCCACCACCGGGACCGCCCTGGTGGCCAGGCGGCTGAAGCGCCAGACGCGCGGCCTGGGGCCGGTCGAGATGACCCGCATGTACGAGCACCACAACGCCGTCCTGCACGCGGTGCGCGAGGGCGTGGTGATCGTCGGGCAGGACGGGCGGCTGCTGCTGGCGAACGACGAGGCCAAGGAGTTGCTGGGGCTGCCGGCCGACGCGGAGGGTCGGCACCTGGGCGAGCTGCGGGGGCTGGACCCGGACACAGCGGAGCTGCTGCTGTCGGGCCGGACGGCCACCGACGAGGTGCACCGCTCGGGCAGCCGGCTGCTCGCGGTGAACCAGCGGCCGACGGACGGGCGCACCGGCGCGATGGGCACGGTCGCCACGATCCGCGACTCCACCGAGCTCCTGGCGCTCTCCGGCAAGGCCGAGGTGGCCGCCGGGCGCCTCGCCCTGCTCTACGAGGCCGGGGTGGGCATCGGCACCACCCTCGACGTCGTGCGCACCGCCGAGGAGCTGGCCCGGGTCGCGGTGCCCGGCTTCGCGGACTTCGTCACCGTCGACCTCGCCGACCCCGTGCTGCTGGGCGACGAACCCACCGGCACCGGGATGGACCTGCGCCGGGTCGTCGTCCACGGCATCCGCGAGGACCATCCCTTCTACCCGCCCGGCCGGCTGATCACCTTCATCCCCTCCTCCCCGCAGGCCCTCGGCTTCGACAGCGGCCGGTCGCAGGTGGTGCCCGACCTGGCGGACGCGCCCGGCTGGCAGGCGCAGGACGAGGGATGGACCAGGGGGATCCTCGACTACGGTGTCCACTCGCTCATCACCACCCCCCTGAAGGCACGGGGCATCATCCTGGGCGTCGCCAACTTCTGGCGGTCCCAGAAGCCCGAGCCCTTCGACGACGAGGACCGGTCGGTGGCCGAGGAACTGGTCGCGCGAGCGGCGGTCAGCATCGACAACGCGCGCCGCTACACCCGCGAGCACGCCATGGCGGTGACCCTGCAGCGCAGCCTGCTGCCGCGCGCGCTGCCGGAGCAGAGCGCGCTGGAGGTCGCGCACCGCTACCTGCCCGCGCAGTCCGGGGTCAGCGGCGACTGGTTCGACGTCATCCCGTTGCCCGGCAGCCGGGTCGCCCTGGTGGTGGGCGACGTGGTGGGCCACGGGCTGCACGCCGCGGCCACCATGGGCCGGCTGCGCACCGCCGTGCACAACTTCTCCGCGCTCGACGTCCCGCCGGACGAGTTGCTCGGCCACCTCGACGAGCTGGTGAACCGCATCGACCAGGAGGAGAGCGAGGGCGGCACCGGGACGGGCGTCACCGGAGCCACGTGCCTGTACGCGATCTACGACCCGGTCTCCCGGCTGTGCACCATCGCGCGGGCCGGACATCCCACGCCCGCCCTGGTGCGGCCCGACGGCAGCGTCGTCTTCCCGGAGCTGCCGATCGGGCCGCCGCTCGGCGCGGGCTCGCTGCCGTTCGAGACGGCGCAGGTGGAGCTGGCCGAGGGCACCCAGATCGTGCTGTACACCGACGGGCTGATCGAGGAGCGCACCCGGGACATCGACGTGGGCATGGAGCTGATGCGCGAGGTGCTCTCGCAGCGCGAGCGGGGGCCCGAGGAGAACTGCCGGGCCCTGCTCGCCGCCCTGCTCCCGGCCCGCCAGCAGGACGACGTGGCGCTGCTGATCGCGAGGACCCGGGTGCTCGGCGCGGACCGGGTGGCCGAGCGGGAGGTGCCCAGCGACCCGGCCGCCGTCGCCGAGGTCCGCGCGTGGGCGGTCTCGGTGCTGGACGGGTGGGGCCTGGCCGACCTGGCCTTCAGCACCGAGCTGGTGCTCAGCGAACTGGTCACCAACGCCATCCGCTACGGCTCGCCGCCGGTCCGGCTGCGGCTGCTGCGCGACCGGAGCCTGACCTGCGAGGTGGCCGACGGCAGCAGCACCTCCCCGCACCTGAAGTACGCGGCGACGACGGACGAGGGCGGGC
- a CDS encoding carboxymuconolactone decarboxylase family protein, which produces MSTSSETPVLDTLAAMTLDSVERCGLPPDTLILTRLAALAAMDAPAMSYLAHIDPAIRTDLTPAQVQDVLVAIAPIVGTARVMSAATHITEALGMAIAVAESGSAA; this is translated from the coding sequence ATGAGCACGTCATCCGAAACCCCCGTCCTCGACACGCTGGCCGCCATGACCCTCGACTCGGTCGAGCGGTGCGGGTTGCCGCCGGACACGCTGATCCTCACCAGGCTCGCCGCGCTCGCCGCGATGGACGCACCGGCGATGTCCTACCTCGCCCACATCGACCCGGCCATCAGGACCGACCTGACACCCGCCCAGGTGCAGGACGTGCTGGTCGCGATCGCCCCCATCGTGGGCACGGCCCGGGTCATGTCCGCGGCCACCCACATCACCGAGGCCCTCGGCATGGCCATCGCCGTGGCCGAATCCGGCTCCGCGGCTTGA
- a CDS encoding FtsX-like permease family protein: MSDLLTLLPVAGASLRRRRTAFAGSYLALTLGVTLVATTGVLLNDTMGDDSPLGAPSLHKVLTFTAGMAAFVAVFVVAGTFAFAVAQRRQETALLRAVGATPRQMVLLVMGEALVVALAAVVSGCLLALPAAPVLAHWLVERGAAPAGFTARPSVAPMLLAGAVGLVVALLGALAAALRAGRVRPAEALREAAVDGKVMTPLRWVCAITQLGGLLATVGFYLVAPSLPATPGGQADDPQLASQWVMAADLMAIVTLSLFAPVLVPVLVRVFTLPLRGAVSAAALLARQNALTSVRRTVSTATPAFLVIALTGTAVGSTAAFADAMTAQGRAATAARYVLRPGAGPLPVDAAARLAAAAPGLRATATTSLVITGLGADTASFADRSEDSAASAPSAATVVDGDLATAWTLPGTQGAPGDLRGDTLAASTDVVRGNGWHLGDRVNLRLPDDTVITPRLAYVYRTQLGLDEVLLSGGAVAGHLSATHPGAVYLSAAPPALLGGDLTDAQRPGPDPGARYAWIATTTILGPALLYALIAIVNTMVMSAADRRRDFAVLRLAGSVRRQVLAMVALEAVLVVATAAVLALAVTALTQGGTTALLNHRILAGQTAVALRLPWEPLGVSVAACLVLALAAGLLPSGLALRRGR; the protein is encoded by the coding sequence GTGAGTGACCTGCTGACCCTGTTGCCGGTCGCCGGCGCGAGCCTGCGGCGGCGCCGGACCGCCTTCGCCGGCTCCTACCTCGCGCTCACCCTGGGCGTCACCCTGGTCGCCACCACCGGCGTGCTGCTGAACGACACCATGGGTGACGACTCCCCGCTCGGCGCGCCCTCGCTGCACAAGGTGCTGACCTTCACCGCCGGGATGGCCGCCTTCGTCGCGGTCTTCGTGGTCGCCGGCACCTTCGCCTTCGCGGTGGCCCAGCGCCGCCAGGAGACCGCGCTGCTGCGCGCCGTCGGCGCGACCCCCCGTCAGATGGTGCTGCTGGTCATGGGCGAGGCCCTGGTGGTCGCGCTGGCGGCCGTGGTCTCGGGCTGCCTGCTCGCGCTGCCCGCCGCGCCGGTGCTGGCCCACTGGCTGGTCGAGCGCGGCGCCGCGCCCGCCGGCTTCACCGCCCGCCCGTCGGTGGCCCCGATGCTGCTGGCGGGGGCCGTCGGCCTGGTGGTCGCGCTGCTCGGCGCCCTCGCGGCCGCGTTGCGCGCGGGCCGGGTGCGACCGGCGGAGGCGCTGCGCGAGGCGGCGGTGGACGGCAAGGTGATGACCCCGCTGCGCTGGGTCTGCGCGATCACGCAGCTCGGCGGTCTGCTCGCGACCGTCGGCTTCTACCTGGTGGCCCCCAGCCTGCCGGCCACTCCGGGCGGCCAGGCGGACGACCCGCAGCTGGCCTCGCAGTGGGTGATGGCCGCCGACCTGATGGCGATCGTCACGCTGAGCCTCTTCGCCCCGGTGCTGGTCCCGGTGCTGGTGCGGGTCTTCACCCTGCCGCTGCGCGGGGCGGTGAGCGCCGCCGCCCTGCTCGCCCGGCAGAACGCGCTGACCTCGGTGCGCCGCACCGTCTCCACCGCCACCCCGGCCTTCCTGGTGATCGCGCTGACCGGCACGGCGGTGGGCAGCACCGCGGCCTTCGCCGACGCGATGACCGCCCAGGGCCGAGCTGCCACGGCGGCCCGCTACGTGCTGCGACCGGGCGCCGGGCCGCTGCCGGTGGACGCGGCGGCGCGGCTGGCGGCCGCGGCGCCGGGCTTGCGGGCCACCGCTACCACCTCACTGGTGATCACCGGCCTGGGCGCGGACACCGCCTCGTTCGCCGACCGCTCGGAGGACTCCGCCGCCTCCGCCCCCTCGGCCGCCACGGTCGTCGACGGCGACCTCGCCACCGCCTGGACCCTGCCCGGCACCCAGGGCGCGCCCGGCGACCTGCGCGGCGACACCCTCGCGGCCTCCACCGACGTGGTCCGCGGCAACGGCTGGCACCTCGGCGACCGGGTCAACCTGCGGCTGCCCGACGACACCGTGATCACCCCGCGGCTCGCCTACGTCTACCGCACCCAGCTCGGCCTGGACGAGGTGCTGCTCAGCGGTGGCGCCGTCGCGGGCCATCTGTCGGCCACCCACCCGGGCGCGGTCTACCTCAGCGCCGCGCCGCCGGCGCTGCTCGGCGGCGACCTGACCGACGCCCAGCGGCCCGGCCCCGATCCCGGTGCCCGCTACGCCTGGATCGCGACGACCACGATCCTCGGGCCGGCGCTGCTCTACGCACTGATCGCGATCGTCAACACCATGGTGATGTCGGCCGCCGACCGGCGCCGCGACTTCGCCGTCCTGCGACTGGCGGGCTCGGTGCGCCGCCAGGTCCTGGCGATGGTCGCGCTGGAGGCGGTGCTCGTCGTGGCCACGGCGGCGGTGCTGGCGCTGGCGGTCACCGCGCTGACCCAGGGCGGCACCACGGCACTGCTCAACCACCGGATCCTGGCCGGGCAGACGGCGGTGGCCCTGCGACTGCCCTGGGAACCGCTCGGGGTGAGCGTCGCGGCCTGCCTGGTGCTCGCCCTGGCGGCCGGCCTGCTGCCCAGCGGGCTGGCCCTGCGGCGCGGCAGGTAG
- a CDS encoding ABC transporter ATP-binding protein, with product MGDDAVLRLEQLHRTYGTGPEAVRALAGVDIGFARGSFTAVMGPSGSGKSTLLQCAAGLDRPDYGRVVLDGVELGRLTETQLTILRRERLGFVFQAFNLVASLTAEQNVGLPLRLAGKRPDRTQVAKALAQVGLGHRAGHLPSQLSGGQQQRVAIARALIARPKVLFADEPTGALDSSSSREVLALLRSLVDEEGQSTVMVTHDPVAAAHADRVLFLADGQVVGDLAAPSAQRVAELMTSLEAEPAA from the coding sequence ATGGGGGATGACGCCGTTCTACGGCTGGAACAACTGCACCGCACCTACGGCACCGGCCCGGAGGCGGTCCGGGCCCTCGCGGGGGTGGACATCGGCTTCGCGCGCGGGAGCTTCACCGCGGTGATGGGGCCCTCGGGATCCGGGAAGAGCACCCTGCTGCAGTGCGCCGCCGGACTCGACCGGCCGGACTACGGGCGGGTCGTGCTGGACGGGGTGGAGCTCGGCCGACTGACGGAGACCCAGCTGACGATTCTGCGGCGGGAGCGGCTGGGCTTCGTCTTCCAGGCGTTCAACCTGGTCGCCTCGCTGACCGCGGAGCAGAACGTCGGGCTGCCGCTGCGCCTGGCCGGGAAGCGGCCCGACCGGACCCAGGTCGCCAAGGCGCTGGCCCAGGTCGGGCTCGGCCACCGGGCCGGTCACCTGCCCTCGCAGCTCTCCGGCGGCCAGCAGCAGCGGGTGGCGATCGCCCGGGCGCTGATCGCCCGCCCGAAGGTGCTCTTCGCCGACGAGCCGACCGGCGCGCTGGACAGCTCCAGCAGCCGCGAGGTGCTCGCCCTGCTGCGCTCGCTGGTCGATGAGGAGGGCCAGAGCACCGTCATGGTCACCCACGACCCGGTCGCCGCCGCGCACGCGGACCGCGTGCTCTTCCTGGCCGACGGCCAGGTGGTCGGCGACCTCGCCGCGCCCAGCGCCCAGCGGGTCGCCGAGCTGATGACCTCGCTGGAAGCGGAGCCGGCCGCGTGA